In Calothrix sp. PCC 7507, one DNA window encodes the following:
- the typA gene encoding translational GTPase TypA — protein MTLPIRNVAIIAHVDHGKTTLVDALLKQSGIFREGEDVPDCVMDSNALERERGITILSKNTAVRYKETLINIVDTPGHADFGGEVERVLGMVDGCLLIVDANEGPMPQTRFVLKKALEKGLRPIVVVNKIDRGQADPHVAVDKVLDLFLELGADEDQCDFTYLFASGMGGYAKESLEAESVDMQPLFNAILQHVPAPVGDVNKPLQLQVTTLDYSEYLGRIVIGRIHNGTIRAGQQAALVTENGSIVKGKITKLMGFEGLKRVEMEEATAGYIVAVAGFADAYIGETITDPNEPQALPLIKVDEPTLQMTFWVNDSPFAGQEGKLVTSRQVRDRLFRELETNVALRVEETDSPDKFLVSGRGELHLGILIETMRREGFEFQVSQPQVIYREINGQPCEPYELLVLDIPGDAVGSCIERLGQRKGEMQDMQPGSGDRTQLEFVIPARGLIGFRGEFMRMSRGEGIMNHSFLDYRQLSGDIEARNKGVLISFEEGVSTFYAMKNAEDRGSFFITPGTKVYRGMIVGEHNRPQDLELNICKTKQLTNHRAAGGDELVQLQAPVDMSLERALEYIGPDELVEVTPQSIRLRKMSKKLAKR, from the coding sequence ATGACGCTCCCAATTCGTAACGTCGCCATTATCGCCCACGTTGACCACGGCAAAACCACCCTGGTTGACGCACTCCTCAAACAATCCGGCATTTTCCGCGAAGGCGAAGACGTTCCGGATTGTGTCATGGACTCCAACGCCCTGGAACGAGAACGGGGAATTACAATTCTTTCTAAAAACACAGCAGTTCGCTACAAAGAGACGCTGATCAATATTGTTGATACTCCTGGACACGCTGACTTTGGCGGTGAAGTAGAACGGGTACTCGGCATGGTTGACGGATGTCTGCTGATTGTCGATGCCAATGAAGGCCCCATGCCCCAAACGCGCTTTGTGTTGAAAAAGGCTTTGGAAAAAGGGTTGCGCCCCATCGTTGTTGTCAACAAAATTGACCGTGGTCAAGCCGATCCCCACGTTGCTGTTGATAAAGTGTTGGATCTGTTCTTGGAATTAGGCGCAGACGAAGACCAGTGTGATTTTACCTACCTGTTTGCCTCCGGGATGGGAGGTTATGCCAAGGAAAGCTTGGAAGCAGAATCGGTAGACATGCAACCCCTGTTTAACGCAATTCTGCAACACGTTCCAGCACCTGTAGGCGACGTTAACAAGCCGCTGCAATTACAGGTTACAACCCTAGATTATTCTGAATATCTGGGACGGATTGTGATTGGCAGAATTCACAACGGCACTATTCGCGCTGGGCAGCAAGCAGCTTTGGTGACAGAAAATGGCAGCATTGTCAAGGGTAAAATTACCAAGTTGATGGGCTTTGAAGGGCTAAAGCGGGTGGAAATGGAAGAAGCCACCGCTGGTTATATTGTCGCAGTCGCTGGTTTTGCGGATGCTTACATTGGGGAAACGATTACTGACCCCAATGAACCCCAAGCGCTACCACTAATTAAAGTGGATGAGCCTACCTTGCAAATGACCTTCTGGGTAAATGATTCACCCTTTGCTGGTCAAGAGGGTAAGTTGGTGACATCAAGACAAGTGCGCGATCGCCTATTCCGCGAACTAGAAACCAACGTCGCATTGCGTGTTGAAGAAACCGACTCCCCCGATAAATTTCTAGTTTCCGGTCGTGGAGAACTCCACCTCGGTATTTTAATCGAAACCATGCGCCGGGAAGGCTTCGAGTTTCAAGTATCTCAGCCACAGGTAATTTACCGAGAAATCAACGGTCAACCTTGCGAACCTTATGAACTCTTGGTGTTGGATATTCCTGGTGATGCTGTCGGTAGCTGTATCGAACGCCTGGGACAACGGAAAGGCGAAATGCAAGATATGCAACCCGGTAGTGGCGATCGCACTCAGCTAGAGTTTGTCATTCCCGCCCGTGGCTTGATTGGTTTCCGGGGTGAATTCATGCGGATGTCTCGCGGTGAAGGCATCATGAATCACAGCTTCTTGGATTATCGTCAACTCAGTGGCGATATCGAAGCTCGCAACAAAGGCGTTTTAATCTCCTTTGAAGAAGGCGTTTCTACCTTCTACGCCATGAAGAACGCTGAAGATAGAGGCTCATTCTTTATCACTCCTGGTACTAAAGTTTACAGAGGTATGATTGTCGGTGAACACAATCGCCCCCAAGACTTAGAACTGAATATCTGTAAGACCAAACAGTTAACCAACCACCGTGCCGCTGGTGGTGATGAACTAGTCCAGTTGCAAGCACCAGTAGACATGAGTCTAGAACGGGCTTTGGAATATATCGGCCCCGATGAATTAGTGGAAGTTACACCCCAATCAATTCGCCTGCGGAAGATGTCGAAGAAGTTGGCGAAACGGTAA
- a CDS encoding Uma2 family endonuclease — protein MALSTQVSADVSLEEFLKLPETKPASEYINGLIYQKPMPQGKHSRIQTRLSTTINEVGEPQEKVLALTELRSTFGGRSLVPDIAVFEWSRIPTDEDGEIANRFESYPDWIIEILSPDQSPSRVIDKIIFCINEGTKLGWFIDPNDKSVMVFQPNQLPAVKYDTDILPVLDVFVDWQITAADIFSWLKVK, from the coding sequence ATGGCACTATCAACTCAAGTATCTGCCGATGTTTCCCTAGAAGAGTTTCTGAAATTACCTGAAACCAAACCGGCTAGTGAATATATCAACGGATTGATTTACCAAAAACCTATGCCCCAAGGAAAACATAGTAGAATCCAAACTCGGTTATCAACTACTATTAATGAAGTAGGGGAACCTCAGGAAAAAGTTTTAGCATTAACTGAATTACGCTCCACGTTTGGGGGACGTTCCTTAGTTCCAGATATTGCTGTATTTGAGTGGTCACGTATCCCAACTGATGAAGATGGCGAGATTGCAAATAGGTTTGAAAGTTATCCAGATTGGATTATTGAAATCCTATCACCAGACCAATCTCCAAGCCGTGTGATTGACAAAATTATTTTTTGTATCAACGAGGGAACTAAATTAGGTTGGTTTATTGACCCCAATGATAAATCGGTGATGGTATTTCAGCCAAATCAATTACCAGCAGTGAAATATGATACTGATATCTTACCTGTGCTTGATGTGTTTGTAGATTGGCAAATAACAGCAGCAGATATTTTTAGTTGGTTGAAAGTTAAATAA
- a CDS encoding Uma2 family endonuclease yields the protein MNSEQASVQSFYTLTDEELMLMSLQNSELRFERNADGTLETMTPTGGISGNREIKAGAYLLNWVESQDLGEVFGPSTGFRLANSAVRAPDAAFVAKGRLPENWDQQEDKFINLAPDFVIEIRSKNDSLAKLKAKMEEYIANGVKLGWLIDSKNRQALVYRQDGSITQYPATAILSGENVVPGFTLPLIRLL from the coding sequence ATGAACAGCGAACAAGCATCAGTGCAATCTTTCTACACTCTCACTGATGAAGAATTAATGTTAATGAGTTTGCAAAACTCAGAACTGCGGTTTGAGCGTAATGCTGATGGAACTTTAGAAACTATGACACCAACTGGAGGAATTTCTGGTAATAGAGAAATTAAAGCCGGAGCATATTTACTCAATTGGGTAGAAAGTCAGGATTTGGGTGAAGTTTTCGGGCCGAGTACTGGCTTTAGATTAGCTAATAGCGCTGTTAGAGCGCCAGATGCTGCTTTTGTGGCTAAGGGACGCTTACCTGAAAATTGGGATCAGCAAGAAGATAAATTTATTAACTTAGCACCTGACTTTGTAATTGAAATTCGTTCTAAAAATGACAGTTTGGCAAAACTTAAAGCCAAAATGGAAGAATACATCGCTAATGGTGTGAAGTTAGGATGGTTAATTGATAGTAAAAATCGGCAAGCCTTAGTTTATCGTCAAGATGGTTCCATCACCCAGTACCCAGCTACAGCAATTTTGAGTGGTGAAAATGTTGTGCCTGGATTTACTTTGCCTTTGATAAGATTATTATAA
- a CDS encoding S-layer homology domain-containing protein yields the protein MLPCKRPTVLLSLAALLTSLTACANSPVAKNLEQSLAADPRLQNNPAIFGKAQSNEPQTRQNQSIIQLPADFPKDIPLYPNAKLEAVTPAVDSANKASTRWLSSDPSNFITSFYRDQLQSNNWQILQKPTDDAVGAFEARRNDLVVKISIQAKSVTNPAPNQPQTATELLIEYQPNSTTTAQNPNDIPQPGDPQFIGPIPPANLATQPDSIPDSQPTATATPDSQEFSDLNNAPQELRQHIQDLAKLGVLSKQSQSTKSVNPPSNQFAPAKIITRREYASWLVNANNAMYANNPAKQIRLASTSTQPAFSDVPAKDPNFPAIQGLAEAGLIPSSLSGDSTAVLFRPDAPLTREQLVLWKLPLDTRQALPTANLDAVKQTWGFQDVGKIDPKALRAVLADFQNGEQANIRRVFGYTTLFQPKKPVTRAEAAAALWYFGTQGEGISAVDALKLKRPQT from the coding sequence GTGCTGCCCTGTAAACGTCCAACTGTCCTCCTGAGTTTGGCTGCTTTACTCACTTCATTAACAGCCTGTGCCAACAGTCCCGTTGCCAAAAACCTTGAGCAGTCTTTGGCAGCAGATCCCAGGTTGCAAAATAATCCAGCTATTTTTGGAAAAGCTCAGAGTAACGAACCGCAAACGCGGCAGAATCAATCAATTATTCAGTTACCTGCTGATTTTCCCAAAGATATCCCCTTATATCCCAACGCCAAACTAGAAGCAGTCACACCTGCTGTTGACTCAGCAAACAAAGCATCCACTCGCTGGCTAAGTTCTGACCCCAGCAATTTTATCACTAGCTTTTATCGCGACCAGTTGCAGTCCAACAACTGGCAAATTTTGCAAAAGCCCACAGACGATGCTGTTGGTGCTTTTGAGGCGCGGCGCAATGATTTAGTTGTGAAGATTTCCATTCAGGCGAAATCAGTCACCAACCCCGCACCCAATCAACCACAAACAGCCACTGAATTACTGATTGAGTATCAACCTAATAGCACCACAACAGCCCAAAATCCTAACGACATCCCCCAACCAGGAGATCCACAGTTTATTGGCCCAATACCACCTGCGAATTTGGCAACACAGCCAGACAGCATACCTGATAGCCAACCAACTGCTACAGCTACACCAGACTCTCAAGAGTTCAGCGATTTGAACAATGCACCACAAGAATTGCGACAACACATCCAAGATTTGGCAAAGTTAGGTGTTTTGTCGAAACAATCTCAGTCAACTAAGAGTGTTAATCCTCCAAGCAACCAATTTGCACCCGCAAAAATCATAACCCGAAGAGAATACGCTAGTTGGCTAGTGAATGCTAACAATGCAATGTATGCGAATAATCCAGCTAAACAGATTCGCTTGGCATCAACAAGCACTCAACCAGCTTTTAGTGATGTGCCAGCAAAAGACCCAAATTTCCCAGCCATTCAAGGATTAGCCGAAGCTGGGCTAATTCCCAGTTCCTTGTCTGGTGATTCCACAGCCGTTTTATTTCGCCCTGATGCACCACTAACACGGGAGCAGTTGGTGTTGTGGAAATTACCTTTGGATACCCGCCAGGCTTTGCCTACAGCCAACTTAGATGCAGTCAAACAAACCTGGGGCTTTCAAGATGTGGGGAAAATAGACCCCAAAGCTTTGAGAGCAGTTTTAGCTGATTTCCAGAATGGAGAACAAGCGAATATTCGGCGAGTGTTTGGCTATACGACCTTATTTCAACCCAAAAAACCAGTTACTCGTGCTGAGGCTGCGGCTGCTTTGTGGTATTTCGGTACTCAGGGTGAAGGGATATCCGCTGTGGATGCTTTGAAGTTAAAGCGTCCTCAAACTTGA
- a CDS encoding histidine kinase — MLKHDYMPVSQDQPIYSEAPLQLLLFVDGRPKSRQQVQRIRAYLKELQAEYNFELQIIDVGQQPYLAEHFKLVATPALVKIHPEPRQVLAGSNIIAQLKNWWPRWQTAVDAYLKLQEDLQERIDENGRMSSAKSTIRSVAVSAELIRLSDEIFRLKQEKEKLQEQLQFKDRVIAMLAHDLRNPLTAAAIAIETLQSNYNLETGGFGRLKPAMTAHLLKQARSQAKTIDRMIADLLQVGRGGDTELPIIPQKMELGKLCLDVLEELRDRYTSKSQKIETDIPQDLPCVYADPERIRQVLVNLLDNAIKYTPAGGKISVAGLHRTTQKVQFSIGDTGPGIPDENRDRIFENHFRLQRDEATEGYGIGLCLCQRIVRSHYGQIWVDSVPNGGAWFHFTLPVYPS; from the coding sequence GTGCTGAAACACGATTACATGCCAGTTTCCCAGGATCAGCCTATCTATTCTGAGGCTCCACTGCAGCTGCTGCTGTTTGTCGATGGGCGACCCAAGTCCCGACAACAGGTGCAGCGAATACGCGCCTACCTAAAGGAGTTGCAGGCTGAGTATAACTTTGAACTTCAAATCATTGATGTCGGGCAACAACCTTATTTGGCGGAACACTTTAAATTAGTAGCCACGCCAGCTTTAGTCAAAATCCACCCGGAACCCAGACAAGTCCTCGCTGGGAGTAATATCATTGCCCAATTAAAAAATTGGTGGCCTCGCTGGCAAACCGCTGTAGACGCCTACTTAAAATTACAGGAAGATTTACAAGAACGTATAGATGAGAATGGCCGAATGTCATCAGCCAAATCAACCATCCGTTCAGTAGCTGTTTCTGCTGAACTAATTAGACTCTCAGACGAAATTTTTCGCTTGAAACAAGAGAAAGAAAAACTCCAGGAGCAACTACAATTCAAAGACCGAGTGATCGCGATGCTGGCACACGACCTCCGCAATCCTTTAACTGCTGCTGCGATCGCCATCGAAACGCTGCAATCAAATTACAATTTAGAGACGGGTGGATTCGGTCGCCTCAAACCAGCAATGACAGCGCACTTGTTAAAACAAGCCCGTAGTCAAGCAAAAACAATTGACCGGATGATTGCCGATCTCTTACAGGTGGGTCGGGGAGGTGATACTGAGCTACCTATTATACCACAAAAGATGGAATTAGGCAAGCTCTGCTTAGATGTATTGGAAGAATTACGCGATCGCTACACCAGCAAATCCCAAAAGATCGAAACAGATATCCCCCAAGACTTACCCTGTGTCTATGCCGATCCAGAACGCATCCGCCAAGTATTGGTAAATCTCTTGGACAACGCGATTAAATACACACCAGCAGGCGGCAAAATCAGCGTCGCTGGACTGCACCGGACGACGCAAAAAGTTCAGTTCAGCATTGGTGACACAGGGCCGGGAATTCCCGATGAAAATCGCGATCGCATCTTTGAAAATCACTTCCGCCTGCAACGAGATGAAGCAACAGAAGGCTATGGCATAGGTCTTTGTTTATGCCAACGCATTGTTCGCTCCCACTACGGTCAAATTTGGGTAGACTCTGTACCCAATGGCGGGGCATGGTTCCACTTTACATTGCCAGTTTATCCTTCCTAA
- a CDS encoding PleD family two-component system response regulator — protein MSGISPFSLSKQPPVILVADDDKTIRVLLRKAMEQEGYRVVEVNDGKQCLDAYETIKPDIVLLDAMMPVMDGFSCCKHLLKIARNNLMSALATFDTDSAMGNTVISKLWERTPILMITSLDDEESVNRAFEVGATDYITKPIHWAVLRQRLRRLLQQAHVYKQLEAANQALQHLANVDGLTGLANRRRFDDYLNTQWINLAQEELPLSLILCDIDFFKLYNDQYGHPAGDVCLQQVGAVLTENAQKNQDLVARYGGEEFAVIMPNTHASGAVYVAAAMQAGVRDLQIVHDRSAVSEYVTLSMGVATTIPTWETSPSDLIEAADKALYQAKAEGRDRTILKSMYVND, from the coding sequence ATGTCAGGCATAAGCCCATTTTCTCTTTCCAAGCAACCGCCAGTCATTCTGGTGGCCGATGATGATAAGACCATCCGAGTGCTGTTGCGTAAAGCTATGGAACAAGAAGGCTATCGAGTGGTCGAGGTCAATGATGGTAAACAGTGTCTAGATGCTTATGAGACTATCAAACCAGACATAGTTTTGCTAGATGCGATGATGCCTGTAATGGATGGCTTTAGCTGTTGTAAGCACTTGCTCAAAATTGCTCGGAATAATTTGATGTCGGCACTGGCAACTTTTGATACTGACTCTGCTATGGGTAATACGGTGATTTCTAAATTATGGGAACGGACACCCATATTAATGATCACATCTTTAGACGATGAAGAGTCAGTAAATCGTGCTTTTGAAGTAGGTGCGACAGATTACATCACTAAGCCAATTCACTGGGCAGTGTTGCGTCAGCGGTTACGAAGACTACTGCAACAAGCTCATGTATATAAACAGTTAGAGGCAGCAAACCAAGCTTTACAACATCTTGCTAATGTTGATGGTTTGACTGGGTTAGCCAATCGCCGCCGTTTTGACGATTATCTCAATACTCAGTGGATTAATCTAGCACAAGAGGAATTGCCTTTATCACTGATTTTGTGCGATATCGACTTTTTCAAACTTTACAACGATCAATATGGTCATCCGGCTGGCGATGTTTGTTTACAACAGGTAGGTGCTGTTTTAACGGAGAACGCACAGAAAAATCAGGATTTGGTGGCACGTTATGGCGGTGAGGAATTTGCCGTAATTATGCCTAACACTCATGCTTCTGGTGCAGTTTATGTCGCAGCTGCAATGCAAGCAGGAGTGAGAGATTTGCAAATTGTGCATGACAGGTCGGCGGTGAGTGAGTATGTCACTCTCAGTATGGGGGTGGCAACTACCATTCCTACTTGGGAAACTTCACCCTCAGATTTGATTGAGGCAGCGGATAAAGCACTTTATCAAGCAAAGGCAGAGGGGCGCGATCGCACAATTCTCAAGTCAATGTATGTCAATGATTAG
- a CDS encoding chlororespiratory reduction protein 7: MPNPLMYQQDNFVVLETNQAEQFMTASELLEKLKIVLRKLRFQDLPPDLQKFDSIESQAKHLIDTSCELDTEPGQYLQWYAVRLEK; this comes from the coding sequence ATGCCAAATCCATTAATGTATCAACAGGATAATTTCGTTGTCCTAGAAACAAATCAAGCAGAACAATTTATGACTGCCTCTGAGTTGTTAGAAAAACTCAAGATAGTTCTGCGAAAACTCAGGTTTCAGGATTTACCACCTGATTTGCAGAAGTTTGATTCTATAGAATCTCAAGCCAAACATTTAATTGATACCAGTTGTGAATTGGATACTGAACCTGGTCAATATTTACAATGGTATGCAGTGCGATTGGAAAAATAA
- a CDS encoding DUF2854 domain-containing protein yields MLRQISLGTIGLIVGSILTITGFVAYAADNATLNLVGFFYGIPLLLGGLALKANELKPIPFSQSTTPSVLLLRKEQATVTQNKIRKDITRYCYGQDAHLDSALSYLGLSPTDEERPIITALRETEVNGAYALILEFDSPFIAIDAWQQKQEKMTSYFGPGVEIQITQPDENKIELTLITISK; encoded by the coding sequence ATGTTACGCCAAATTTCTTTGGGAACAATCGGTTTAATCGTCGGCAGCATATTAACTATAACTGGCTTTGTTGCCTATGCCGCTGATAATGCCACACTTAATCTTGTGGGATTTTTTTATGGAATTCCTTTATTGTTGGGAGGATTAGCACTGAAAGCTAATGAACTAAAGCCCATACCGTTTAGCCAGTCAACGACGCCATCAGTCTTACTACTGCGGAAGGAGCAAGCAACTGTTACTCAAAATAAAATTCGCAAGGACATCACCCGATATTGCTACGGTCAAGATGCTCATTTAGATAGTGCATTATCTTACTTGGGTTTAAGTCCTACAGACGAGGAACGACCAATCATTACAGCATTGCGAGAAACGGAAGTTAATGGGGCTTATGCCTTAATTTTAGAATTTGATTCGCCATTTATAGCAATTGATGCTTGGCAGCAAAAGCAGGAAAAAATGACTAGTTATTTTGGACCTGGAGTAGAGATTCAAATCACACAGCCAGATGAAAATAAAATTGAACTGACGCTGATTACGATTTCAAAATAG
- a CDS encoding response regulator transcription factor, protein MLMLSCESSTLRVLVVDDHELTRLTLQLAFSCQENIQVVGLASNGQEAIEIVKRCHPDVIVLDLQMPVMDGWSASSHIKAISPNTQILAYSSVEDASFQDTKAMPSFDDVCKKDVPTTELIALVRQLGQRGGYGSVRG, encoded by the coding sequence ATGTTAATGTTGTCCTGTGAGTCTTCTACCTTGCGCGTTTTAGTGGTTGACGATCACGAACTGACTCGTTTAACCCTACAATTAGCTTTTTCTTGCCAAGAGAATATTCAAGTAGTAGGTTTAGCCAGTAATGGTCAAGAAGCTATAGAAATAGTTAAACGCTGCCACCCTGATGTAATTGTTCTAGATTTACAGATGCCCGTCATGGACGGCTGGAGTGCCTCTAGTCATATTAAAGCTATTTCTCCTAATACTCAAATCCTTGCTTACTCCTCAGTGGAAGACGCAAGTTTTCAGGATACTAAAGCAATGCCTAGTTTTGATGATGTTTGCAAAAAAGATGTGCCGACAACCGAACTCATTGCTTTGGTGAGACAGTTAGGACAGCGCGGCGGATATGGCTCAGTTAGAGGATAA
- the ppk1 gene encoding polyphosphate kinase 1 codes for MPKSKKSATPINLNDPQYYLNRELSWLEFNSRVLHEAFDQRTPLLERLKFLAIFTSNLDEFFMVRVAGLKQQVEAKVSQLSPDGRTPQQQLDDIRFTLSPQVTKQHQNFEQVLRPLLANNRIHILDYIDLTQRQRNYLDNYFEEQIFPVLTPLAVDPSHPFPYISNLSLNLAVVVKNPETEEEFFARVKVPSVLPRFLPLPPELGIQHNGQPAHWTGVPLEQAIAHNLYSLFPGMNIQEYHPFRITRDADLALEEDEADDLLLAIEQELRKRRMGGTPVRLEIQPQTPDPVRSRLLQDLELTESDVYEVDGLLGLRDLMYFMSLPLPELKEPPRQSVVPPRLQWLREPNVDLDIPELEEGKDFFAVIREKDLLVHHPYQSFSTTVVRFITHAAHDPNVLAIKMTLYRTSGDSPIVNALITAAENGKQVSVLVELKARFDEENNIYWARRLERVGVHVVYGLVGLKTHCKTVMVVRREKDRMRRYVHIGTGNYNPKTARLYTDLGLFSCREELGADITDLFNFLTGYSRQKSYRQLLVAPVNMRDRFLALIHREIENAQQGFTGRIVAKMNALVDPQIIATLYEASRAGVQIDLIVRGVCCLRPGLKDISDNIRVISIVGRFLEHSRLFYFYNNAQEEIYIGSADWMRRNLDRRVEVITPVNDPDIAKDLQEILGIMLADNRQAWDLQPNGSYIQRRPGDDAPETNSQKTLINMSLRSTNIASNLINSKKNSFYLDN; via the coding sequence ATGCCGAAATCGAAAAAGAGCGCTACTCCTATCAATCTAAATGACCCGCAGTACTATCTCAATCGAGAGTTAAGCTGGTTAGAGTTCAATAGCAGGGTTTTGCATGAGGCTTTTGACCAAAGAACGCCGCTTCTAGAAAGACTTAAGTTTTTGGCAATCTTCACTTCTAACCTAGATGAGTTTTTCATGGTGCGGGTTGCAGGCTTAAAGCAACAAGTAGAGGCAAAAGTCAGTCAGTTAAGTCCCGATGGACGGACACCGCAACAGCAGCTAGACGATATTAGGTTTACTCTTAGTCCCCAGGTAACGAAGCAGCACCAAAATTTTGAACAAGTACTACGCCCGTTGCTAGCAAATAATCGTATCCATATCTTGGACTACATCGATTTGACTCAGAGACAGCGGAATTATCTAGATAACTATTTTGAAGAACAAATATTTCCGGTTCTGACTCCGTTGGCGGTTGATCCGAGTCATCCATTCCCTTATATTTCTAATCTCAGCCTGAATTTGGCAGTGGTGGTCAAAAACCCAGAAACTGAAGAAGAATTCTTTGCTAGAGTCAAAGTCCCTAGCGTCCTACCTAGGTTTTTGCCTTTACCACCAGAGTTGGGAATTCAGCATAATGGACAACCTGCCCACTGGACTGGGGTGCCTTTGGAACAGGCGATCGCTCATAATCTATATTCCCTCTTTCCGGGAATGAATATCCAAGAATATCATCCCTTCCGCATTACCCGTGACGCTGATTTGGCGCTGGAAGAAGATGAAGCAGATGATCTACTCCTAGCGATCGAACAAGAACTACGAAAACGGCGCATGGGTGGAACTCCAGTACGGCTAGAAATTCAACCCCAGACTCCCGATCCAGTGCGTTCGAGACTGTTGCAAGATTTGGAATTAACTGAAAGTGATGTTTACGAAGTAGACGGTCTTTTGGGATTGCGTGACTTAATGTATTTTATGTCACTACCTCTACCAGAACTTAAAGAGCCACCGAGACAGTCTGTAGTTCCTCCCCGTCTGCAGTGGTTGCGAGAACCAAATGTAGACTTAGACATACCAGAGTTAGAGGAAGGGAAAGATTTTTTTGCCGTCATTCGTGAAAAGGATTTGCTAGTACACCATCCCTATCAATCTTTTTCAACAACCGTAGTGCGTTTTATTACTCATGCTGCCCATGATCCAAATGTGCTAGCGATCAAGATGACTCTTTACCGGACTTCTGGAGACTCGCCGATCGTCAATGCCTTAATTACCGCCGCTGAAAACGGTAAGCAAGTGTCTGTACTGGTGGAATTAAAAGCGCGGTTTGATGAAGAGAATAATATTTATTGGGCGAGGCGGCTAGAAAGAGTTGGAGTTCATGTTGTTTATGGCTTGGTGGGACTAAAGACCCATTGTAAAACCGTCATGGTGGTGCGACGAGAAAAAGACCGGATGCGTCGCTACGTGCATATTGGGACTGGTAACTATAACCCAAAAACAGCACGACTTTATACAGACTTGGGATTGTTCAGCTGTCGTGAGGAATTGGGCGCGGATATTACTGACTTATTTAATTTCTTGACTGGCTACTCTAGGCAAAAGTCTTATCGCCAATTGTTGGTTGCGCCTGTGAATATGCGCGATCGCTTTCTTGCACTCATTCATCGTGAAATCGAAAACGCTCAACAAGGATTTACAGGGAGGATTGTAGCTAAAATGAATGCCCTCGTTGATCCACAAATCATCGCCACTTTATATGAAGCCTCTCGCGCCGGAGTCCAAATAGACCTCATCGTTAGGGGCGTTTGCTGTCTACGTCCCGGACTCAAAGACATCAGTGACAATATTCGCGTCATTAGCATAGTTGGTCGCTTTTTAGAACATTCCCGCCTGTTTTATTTTTATAACAACGCTCAAGAAGAAATCTATATTGGTAGCGCGGATTGGATGCGCCGCAATTTGGATCGCCGGGTAGAAGTGATTACTCCAGTTAATGACCCAGATATTGCCAAGGATTTGCAAGAAATTCTGGGAATTATGCTAGCAGATAATCGCCAAGCATGGGATTTACAGCCCAATGGTAGTTATATTCAACGCCGTCCTGGTGATGATGCTCCAGAAACTAATTCACAAAAAACGCTCATAAATATGTCATTACGCTCAACTAATATTGCCTCCAATCTGATTAATTCAAAAAAGAATTCTTTTTACCTTGACAACTAG